In one Triplophysa rosa linkage group LG13, Trosa_1v2, whole genome shotgun sequence genomic region, the following are encoded:
- the tmem255a gene encoding transmembrane protein 255A isoform X3, whose protein sequence is MPAGLNAQGSGIPTSDAMGSFKRRKRKSIIVTVMLLVVSILILVFGLAATTRTQNITVGGYYPGVILGFGSFLGIIGAHLIENKRQMLVASIVFISFGVVAAFCCAIVDGVFAARHIDLRPVYAGRCVYYSSGTSFDTDVQCQTASRVSCNLRVKSNTCYCCDLYNCGNRVELRGGYHEYTEVRSCQDVVHLYHLLWSATILNIVALFLGIITAAVLGGFKDMMPTAASDSCEPEPLPVPPPPETPGPTTSDSFYNTAPCLPPYTAYDFQGASMFPDSAGLSDDSQSGASHMWPTMIPPRYSPPYYPPDEKPPPYSP, encoded by the exons ATGCCAGCGGGGCTGAATGCGCAAGGCAGCGGTATACCTACTTCAGATGCGATGG GGTCATTTAAGaggagaaaaagaaagtcaattATAGTCACAGTGATGCTTCTTGTTGTATCCATACTTATCCTGGTCTTTGGTCTGGCCGCTACCACTAGGACACAAAACATTACAGTGGGCGGCTACTATCCTGGAGTCATT CTTGGCTTCGGATCCTTTCTTGGAATCATCGGCGCCCATTTGATAGAGAATAAGAGGCAGATG CTGGTGGCCTCCATTGTCTTCATCAGCTTTGGTGTGGTGGCTGCCTTCTGTTGCGCTATTGTGGATGGAGTTTTTGCTGCAAGACATATA GACCTGAGACCTGTATATGCAGGCCGATGTGTATATTATTCCAGTGGAACCTCTTTTGATACAGAT GTCCAATGTCAAACTGCATCTCGGGTCTCGTGTAACCTGCGTGTGAAGAGCAACACCTGCTACTGCTGTGACCTTTACAACTGTGGCAA TCGAGTGGAGCTGCGAGGTGGATATCATGAGTACACGGAGGTGCGGAGCTGCCAGGATGTTGTGCATCTTTACCATCTGCTGTGGTCTGCTACTATCCTCAACATTGTTGCCCTGTTTCTGGGCATCATCACAGCAGCGGTCCTGGGGGGCTTTAAGGACATG ATGCCTACAGCAGCATCAGATTCCTGTGAGCCAGAACCTCTCCCTGTACCACCACCCCCAGAGACCCCTGGACCCACCACCTCCGATTCTTTTTACAACACTGCCCCCTGCTTACCTCCATACACTGCCTATGACTTTCAG GGTGCCAGCATGTTTCCTGACTCTGCAGGCCTGTCTGATGATTCCCAGTCTGGAGCCAGTCACATGTGGCCAACTATGATCCCACCTCGATATTCTCCTCCTTATTATCCACCTGATGAGAAGCCCCCTCCATACAGCCCCTAA
- the nkap gene encoding NF-kappa-B-activating protein — protein MPELEVKYSDSVSPKRRCHSRSRSRSPNRELRNSKYEDDHKPRYTDRESNRNRFRMATSRSRSRSRERDRQYWSDQRDRDYGPGSRSDYYDKRDDAQRQRQDAFIARRLQERERIGELGCLEVWGYSPRVREPDSDEHTPVEEDVKNSSSESSSEDDKKKKKKKKKKSKKRKNRKHSKDSESASDSEEETKKKKRKKKSKKKKSKKKKAKKNHKESSSSNSDQSEAEDEDVNEISWVEKTGVGEHVVGPEAPLTHLSQDDKPLDFGHALLPGEGAAMAEFVKAGKRIPRRGEIGLTSNEISEFEKSGYVMSGSRHRRMEAVRLRKENQIYSADEKRALASFNQEERRKRESKILSSFREMVYRKTKGKDEK, from the exons ATGCCCGAACTTGAGGTAAAATACTCGGACTCTGTGAGTCCGAAAAGACGCTGCCACAGTCGCTCGCGCAGCCGCTCACCGAACCGAGAGCtgagaaactccaaatacgagGACGACCACAAACCCCGGTACACGGACAGAGAGAGTAATCGAAACCGGTTTCGAATGGCGACTTCTCGCAGTCGGTCGAGGTCCAGAGAACGAGATCGACAATATTGGTCCGATCAGAGGGACAGAGATTACGGCCCTGGATCAAGATCTGACTACTATGACAAGAGAGATGATGCTCAGCGACAGAGACAAGACGCCTTCATCGCGAG gCGCCTGCAAGAACGTGAGAGAATTGGTGAACTGGGATGTCTAGAGGTCTGGGGCTATTCACCACGAGTCAGAGAACCTGA CTCAGATGAGCACACTCCTGTAGAAGAGGATGTGAAAAACAGCAGCTCCGAATCCAGTTCAGAGG ATgacaagaaaaagaagaaaaagaaaaagaagaaatccAAAAAGAGAAAGAACAGGAAGCACTCGAAGGACAGCGAGTCAGCGAGTGATTCTGAAG AGGAGacgaaaaagaagaaaagaaagaagaaaagtaaaaa GAAGAAGTCAAAGAAAAAGAAGGCAAAGAAGAATCACAAGGAGTCCAGTAGCTCGAACAGTGATCAGTCAGAGGCCGAGGATGAGGATGTAAATGAAATCTCATGGGTGGAGAAAACTGGTGTTGGGGAACATGTTGTTGGACCCGAAGCGCCTCTCACTCACCTATCCCAAGATGATAAACCTCTAGA TTTTGGACACGCTTTGCTACCAGGTGAAGGTGCAGCCATGGCAGAGTTTGTGAAAGCTGGAAAACGTATTCCAAGAAGAGGTGAAATCGGTCTGACTAGCAATGAGATTTCAGAGTTTGAGAAATCTGGATATGTCATGAGTGGAAGCAG ACATCGGCGTATGGAGGCTGTGCGTCTGAGAAAAGAAAACCAGATCTACAGTGCCGATGAGAAGAGAGCACTTGCATCGTTTAACCAGGAagagaggagaaagagagagagtaaaaTCCTTTCCAGCTTCAGGGAAATGGTGTACAGAAAGACTAAAGGAAAAGATGAGAAGTag
- the tmem255a gene encoding transmembrane protein 255A isoform X2 yields the protein MPAGLNAQGSGIPTSDAMGSFKRRKRKSIIVTVMLLVVSILILVFGLAATTRTQNITVGGYYPGVILVASIVFISFGVVAAFCCAIVDGVFAARHIDLRPVYAGRCVYYSSGTSFDTDVQCQTASRVSCNLRVKSNTCYCCDLYNCGKEHPLMGLQNKEVLKKFRKSSMIWNRVELRGGYHEYTEVRSCQDVVHLYHLLWSATILNIVALFLGIITAAVLGGFKDMMPTAASDSCEPEPLPVPPPPETPGPTTSDSFYNTAPCLPPYTAYDFQGASMFPDSAGLSDDSQSGASHMWPTMIPPRYSPPYYPPDEKPPPYSP from the exons ATGCCAGCGGGGCTGAATGCGCAAGGCAGCGGTATACCTACTTCAGATGCGATGG GGTCATTTAAGaggagaaaaagaaagtcaattATAGTCACAGTGATGCTTCTTGTTGTATCCATACTTATCCTGGTCTTTGGTCTGGCCGCTACCACTAGGACACAAAACATTACAGTGGGCGGCTACTATCCTGGAGTCATT CTGGTGGCCTCCATTGTCTTCATCAGCTTTGGTGTGGTGGCTGCCTTCTGTTGCGCTATTGTGGATGGAGTTTTTGCTGCAAGACATATA GACCTGAGACCTGTATATGCAGGCCGATGTGTATATTATTCCAGTGGAACCTCTTTTGATACAGAT GTCCAATGTCAAACTGCATCTCGGGTCTCGTGTAACCTGCGTGTGAAGAGCAACACCTGCTACTGCTGTGACCTTTACAACTGTGGCAA AGAGCATCCTCTTATGGGACTTCAGAATAAAGAGGTTTTGAAAAAATTTAGGAAATCCTCCATGATTTGGAA TCGAGTGGAGCTGCGAGGTGGATATCATGAGTACACGGAGGTGCGGAGCTGCCAGGATGTTGTGCATCTTTACCATCTGCTGTGGTCTGCTACTATCCTCAACATTGTTGCCCTGTTTCTGGGCATCATCACAGCAGCGGTCCTGGGGGGCTTTAAGGACATG ATGCCTACAGCAGCATCAGATTCCTGTGAGCCAGAACCTCTCCCTGTACCACCACCCCCAGAGACCCCTGGACCCACCACCTCCGATTCTTTTTACAACACTGCCCCCTGCTTACCTCCATACACTGCCTATGACTTTCAG GGTGCCAGCATGTTTCCTGACTCTGCAGGCCTGTCTGATGATTCCCAGTCTGGAGCCAGTCACATGTGGCCAACTATGATCCCACCTCGATATTCTCCTCCTTATTATCCACCTGATGAGAAGCCCCCTCCATACAGCCCCTAA
- the ndufa1 gene encoding NADH dehydrogenase [ubiquinone] 1 alpha subcomplex subunit 1 — translation MWYEILPGFAIMTVCLFVPGIATTYIHKFTNGGKEKRIARVPYQWYLMERDKRVSGSGVHYQAKGLENIN, via the exons ATGTGGTATGAAATTTTGCCCGGTTTTGCTATTATGACCGTTTGTCTGTTCGTTCCTGGCATTGCAACTACTTACATCCACAAGTTCACAAACGGTGGAAAG GAAAAGAGGATTGCGCGGGTTCCTTATCAGTGGTATTTGATGGAGCGAGACAAGAGAGTGTCTGGGAGTGGTGTACACTACCAAGCCAAG gGACTTGAAAACATCAATTGA
- the zbtb33 gene encoding transcriptional regulator Kaiso: protein MSKLKLISVEDTEYPASLLKSINEQRNNGLFCDVTIIVQDRKFRAHKTVLSASSTYFRQLFSVAGQVIELNFIKADIFEMILNYIYSSKVFRVRSDKLEDLISAGQILGVKFIANLATPLAQVKGLPGLSREGDNNSVNSSEKNGEEHNMPIITESFSLSAEEFNMASCGKEKEVDSDDDDILFVSKTEAPQAQKTKLSEVNNVESERGPEAKKQKVINEEGMGSKSSADQEGKDKLPECTEKNLPLQNNFQPQFPSTVIPAGSSSGFITSPVRTNSNTEPTTPTPMTTPDPHCTSVPLENKEMVSAQKKKALPGQSPDQQSKLKLSTYSHNNGPGNRINPVSAKKTITLDKASEIDSLSPGCKVYANIGEDTYDIVPVKEDPGEGAAPGRKSETAHGADCVNNHSPRGKKKIKQDQDDHYEIVMDGKTFFVCTVCKRPYVCLTSLRRHYNTHSWERKYPCHYCDRVFALAEYRTKHEITHTGERRYQCLLCHETFLNYQILSTHCKQIHNQDPSGRKQKDDSCNNLYRLLPCKTLQLKAYSFVSENSEGIPPVTDDEGVQHISPGKEHFTNQALPSSQSKALNWDDVFAEPETHADVRAEPPPLPVNQINASTTEFEFVIPETY, encoded by the coding sequence ATGTCGAAACTTAAGCTTATATCTGTAGAGGACACCGAGTACCCAGCATCACTGTTGAAGTCCATCAATGAACAGCGAAACAATGGTTTATTCTGCGATGTCACCATAATCGTGCAAGACCGCAAGTTCAGGGCACACAAGACAGTGCTGTCAGCCTCAAGTACTTATTTTCGCCAACTTTTCTCTGTTGCCGGACAAGTTATAGAGCTGAACTTCATTAAGGCAGACATATTTGAGATGATTTTGAATTACATATACAGCTCTAAAGTCTTCAGAGTTCGATCAGACAAACTTGAGGATCTCATCAGCGCTGGTCAAATTTTGGGTGTGAAGTTCATAGCCAATTTAGCAACTCCTCTTGCACAAGTCAAGGGATTACCCGGCCTGTCCAGAGAAGGAGACAACAACAGTGTTAATTCTTCAGAGAAAAATGGAGAAGAGCACAATATGCCGATCATTACAGAGTCATTCTCGCTGTCTGCTGAAGAGTTCAACATGGCGAGCTGTGGTAAAGAAAAGGAAGTAGACTCTGACGATGATGATATTCTTTTTGTCTCAAAAACAGAAGCCCCACAAGCTCAAAAGACCAAGTTATCTGAAGTTAATAACGTAGAGTCAGAAAGAGGACCAGaagctaaaaaacaaaaagtcatAAATGAGGAAGGGATGGGCTCTAAAAGTTCAGCGGACCAAGAAGGAAAAGACAAACTTCCTGAAtgtacagaaaaaaatcttCCACTCCAAAACAACTTTCAGCCTCAGTTTCCAAGTACCGTGATTCCAGCAGGATCCAGTAGCGGTTTTATCACTTCACCTGTCAGAACCAACTCAAATACTGAGCCCACCACACCGACTCCCATGACCACTCCAGATCCTCACTGCACCTCAGTGCCTCTGGAAAACAAGGAGATGGTCAGTGCTCAAAAAAAGAAAGCTCTTCCAGGACAGTCGCCAGATCAACAAAGTAAACTCAAACTGTCAACTTATAGCCACAATAATGGACCAGGGAATAGAATTAACCCAGTTTCAGCAAaaaagacaataacgttagacAAAGCTTCGGAAATCGATTCGCTATCACCGGGTTGTAAAGTCTATGCTAACATAGGTGAGGACACCTATGACATTGTGCCTGTAAAAGAGGATCCAGGGGAGGGTGCTGCTCCTGGTAGAAAATCCGAAACGGCACACGGAGCAGACTGTGTGAACAATCACTCGCCCCgtggaaagaaaaaaatcaagcaGGACCAAGACGATCACTATGAAATTGTAATGGACGGCAAAACTTTCTTTGTGTGCACCGTGTGCAAGCGTCCCTACGTGTGCCTGACAAGTCTCAGGCGTCACTATAACACTCACTCGTGGGAGAGAAAGTATCCGTGCCATTACTGCGACAGGGTTTTCGCTCTGGCAGAATACAGAACCAAACACGAAATCACTCACACGGGGGAAAGACGCTACCAGTGTTTACTGTGCCATGAAACGTTTCTCAATTATCAGATTTTGTCCACTCACTGCAAGCAGATTCACAACCAGGACCCTTCAGGAAGAAAACAGAAAGATGACTCGTGCAACAACTTGTACCGTCTATTGCCTTGTAAAACATTGCAGTTGAAAGCGTATTCCTTTGTGTCCGAGAATTCAGAGGGAATACCGCCGGTCACTGACGACGAAGGCGTTCAGCATATTAGCCCGGGTAAAGAGCACTTCACAAACCAGGCACTTCCATCGAGCCAAAGCAAAGCACTGAACTGGGATGATGTTTTTGCAGAACCCGAGACACATGCTGATGTTCGAGCTGAGCCCCCTCCATTACCCGTGAACCAAATAAACGCGAGCACAACAGAATTTGAGTTTGTTATACCAGAGACGTACTGA
- the upf3b gene encoding regulator of nonsense transcripts 3B — translation MKEDKENTRPRERKVEINCDENEKQEKPNKEKKEAMTKIVIRRLPPSLTKDELVEQLQPLPEVDYLEFFSSDTSLFPHLFARAYLNFKNQEDIVLFRDRFDGYVFIDNRGQEYPAIVEFAPFQKVAKKRNKKKDAKSGTIDDDADYNKFLEIYNGDEEKFPSNPETLLEEIEAKTKELSSKKTTPLLDFLKNKQRIREEKKEERRRRELERKRLRDEERRKWREEDRRKRKEAEKLKKGEKGSEKDKDQFKEQPKIKLLRKPEKAEEGETEKSKDKPKKQREDRAPGGADVKKRQNGELREEKAGKSEDGGHKDYRDRDGERERRQKDKERFKRQDEERRRRRERHDGENTYKKREDEGRKEKERVWEKRKHENVRESTGHVNLEKPSKENRKDDSAKKDRLRNKDRPAIQLYQPGARSRNRGGGGGSGGDGQERADKEPKNTQEKGAE, via the exons ATGAAGGAGGACAAAGAAAATACGCGTCCTAGAGAAAGGAAAGTGGAAATAAATtgtgatgaaaatgaaaaacaagagaAGCCAAATAAAGAGAAGAAGGAGGCTATGACAAAG atTGTTATCCGACGTCTCCCTCCCAGTCTAACTAAAGATGAACTAGTGGAGCAACTTCAGCCTCTTCCTGAAGTCGACTACTTGGAGTTTTTCTCTAGCGACACTAG CCTTTTCCCTCATCTCTTTGCAAGAGCATATCTGAATTTCAAAAATCAAGAGGACATAGTTCTCTTCAGAGACCGCTTTGATGGCTATGTCTTTATTGATAATCGAG GTCAGGAATATCCAGCCATTGTTGAGTTTGCACCATTTCAGAAAGTTGCTAAGAAAAGGAACAAAAAAAAGGATGCCAAAAGTGGAACAATTGATGATG ATGCTGATTATAATAAATTTTTGGAGATCTACAATGGAGATGAGGAAAAGTTTCCTTCCAACCCTGAGACTTTGCTTGAGGAAATAGAGGCCAAGACGAAAGAACTCAGTT CTAAAAAAACAACCCCTCTCTTGGACTTCCTTAAGAATAAACAG AGAATAAGAGAGGAGAAGAAAGAAGAGAGAAGACGGCGAGAGCTGGAACGCAAACGTTTACGAGATGAAGAGCGGCGTAAATGGAGAGAGGAGGACAGAAGAAAGCGAAAAGAGGCTGAGAAATTGAAAAAAGGGGAAAAGGGATCTGAAAAAGATAAGGACCAATTTAAAGAACAGCCAAAAATCAAG CTCCTGAGGAAACCAGAGAAGGCAGAAGAGGGTGAAACTGAGAAGTCAAAAGACAAGCCCAAGAAACAAAGAGAAGATCGAGCTCCCGGAGGAGCAGACGTGAAAAAACGACAGAATGGTGAACTCAGAGAGGAAAAGGCGGGCAA ATCAGAGGATGGTGGGCATAAAGATTACAGGGACCGtgacggagagagagaaaggagacAGAAAGATAAAGAACGCTTCAAAAGACAGGACGAGGAGCGGAGGAGGAGAAGGGAACGACATGATGGAGAAAACACATACAAAAAGAGAGAAGATGAAGGGAGAAAAGAAAAGGAGCGCGTTTGGGAAAAGAGAAAGCATGAGAATGTCAGAGAGTCAACTGGGCATGTTAATCTTGAAAAGCCgtcaaaagaaaacagaaaggaTGACAGTGCCAAAAAGGATCGTCTGAGAAATAAG GATCGACCCGCAATTCAACTGTACCAGCCTGGGGCGAGGAGCCGTAacagaggaggaggaggtggtAGCGGAGGAGATGGACAGGAGAGGGCTGATAAAGAGCCGAAAAATACGCAAGAGAAAGGGGCGGAGTGA
- the tmem255a gene encoding transmembrane protein 255A isoform X1 — MPAGLNAQGSGIPTSDAMGSFKRRKRKSIIVTVMLLVVSILILVFGLAATTRTQNITVGGYYPGVILGFGSFLGIIGAHLIENKRQMLVASIVFISFGVVAAFCCAIVDGVFAARHIDLRPVYAGRCVYYSSGTSFDTDVQCQTASRVSCNLRVKSNTCYCCDLYNCGKEHPLMGLQNKEVLKKFRKSSMIWNRVELRGGYHEYTEVRSCQDVVHLYHLLWSATILNIVALFLGIITAAVLGGFKDMMPTAASDSCEPEPLPVPPPPETPGPTTSDSFYNTAPCLPPYTAYDFQGASMFPDSAGLSDDSQSGASHMWPTMIPPRYSPPYYPPDEKPPPYSP; from the exons ATGCCAGCGGGGCTGAATGCGCAAGGCAGCGGTATACCTACTTCAGATGCGATGG GGTCATTTAAGaggagaaaaagaaagtcaattATAGTCACAGTGATGCTTCTTGTTGTATCCATACTTATCCTGGTCTTTGGTCTGGCCGCTACCACTAGGACACAAAACATTACAGTGGGCGGCTACTATCCTGGAGTCATT CTTGGCTTCGGATCCTTTCTTGGAATCATCGGCGCCCATTTGATAGAGAATAAGAGGCAGATG CTGGTGGCCTCCATTGTCTTCATCAGCTTTGGTGTGGTGGCTGCCTTCTGTTGCGCTATTGTGGATGGAGTTTTTGCTGCAAGACATATA GACCTGAGACCTGTATATGCAGGCCGATGTGTATATTATTCCAGTGGAACCTCTTTTGATACAGAT GTCCAATGTCAAACTGCATCTCGGGTCTCGTGTAACCTGCGTGTGAAGAGCAACACCTGCTACTGCTGTGACCTTTACAACTGTGGCAA AGAGCATCCTCTTATGGGACTTCAGAATAAAGAGGTTTTGAAAAAATTTAGGAAATCCTCCATGATTTGGAA TCGAGTGGAGCTGCGAGGTGGATATCATGAGTACACGGAGGTGCGGAGCTGCCAGGATGTTGTGCATCTTTACCATCTGCTGTGGTCTGCTACTATCCTCAACATTGTTGCCCTGTTTCTGGGCATCATCACAGCAGCGGTCCTGGGGGGCTTTAAGGACATG ATGCCTACAGCAGCATCAGATTCCTGTGAGCCAGAACCTCTCCCTGTACCACCACCCCCAGAGACCCCTGGACCCACCACCTCCGATTCTTTTTACAACACTGCCCCCTGCTTACCTCCATACACTGCCTATGACTTTCAG GGTGCCAGCATGTTTCCTGACTCTGCAGGCCTGTCTGATGATTCCCAGTCTGGAGCCAGTCACATGTGGCCAACTATGATCCCACCTCGATATTCTCCTCCTTATTATCCACCTGATGAGAAGCCCCCTCCATACAGCCCCTAA